The Sulfitobacter sp. S223 genome has a window encoding:
- a CDS encoding ABC transporter ATP-binding protein: MPKTDYDGPILEIDKLSISFFTRLREIPAVMDFSVSVKPGEAVGLVGESGCGKSTVALGVMQDLGKNGRIVGGSIKFKGRDLGEMSDAELRDIRGSEIAMIYQEPMASLNPAMKIGRQLMEVPIIHAGMSEKDAYDRALQVVTDVKLPDPKRILQAYPHQLSGGQQQRIVIAMALMSEPSLLILDEPTTALDVTVEAAVVELVKDLGKKYGTSMLFISHNLGLVLETCDRICVMYSGEAVERGSIEDVFDEMQHPYTQALFRSIPLPGADKNARPLVAIPGNFPLPHERPEGCNFGPRCDYFEAGRCDQGYIPMQDVPGNERHATRCLRYDEIDWQAPLELAEVKKKGEIGDVVLKMDNLKKYYQVAANAMFGGGNTKVVKANETLSFEARESETLAIVGESGCGKSTFAKVLMGLETATDGTIMLDNQSIGDVPIEKRTTQNVADIQMVFQNPFDTLNPSMSVGRQIVRALEIFKIGKNEKERWQRMLELLDLVKLPREFAKRMPRQLSGGQKQRVGIARAFAGDARIVVADEPVSALDVSVQAAVTDLLMEIQREQKTTLLFISHDLSIVRYLSDRVMVMYLGHVVELGTTDQVFSPPYHPYTEALLSAVPIADTKVKKKHIVLEGDIPSAMNPPSGCPFQTRCGWKSKVPGNLCETEIPPMRILADAHQIKCHLSQEEFDGMEPVIEMGTVAAE, from the coding sequence ATGCCAAAGACTGATTATGATGGACCCATTCTGGAGATCGACAAGCTGTCGATTTCGTTCTTCACCCGTTTGCGCGAAATACCGGCGGTGATGGATTTTTCCGTGTCGGTGAAGCCCGGAGAGGCCGTCGGCCTTGTGGGAGAAAGTGGCTGCGGGAAATCCACGGTGGCACTTGGGGTAATGCAGGATCTGGGCAAGAATGGCCGGATCGTCGGCGGCTCTATCAAGTTCAAGGGACGCGATCTGGGCGAAATGTCCGATGCCGAGTTGCGTGACATTCGCGGCTCTGAGATTGCGATGATCTATCAAGAACCCATGGCATCGCTGAACCCTGCGATGAAGATCGGTCGGCAGTTGATGGAAGTCCCGATAATCCACGCAGGCATGTCAGAGAAGGATGCCTATGACCGCGCCTTGCAGGTGGTGACAGATGTGAAGTTGCCAGACCCCAAGCGGATTTTACAGGCCTATCCGCACCAGCTGTCCGGTGGCCAACAGCAGCGGATCGTGATTGCCATGGCGCTGATGAGCGAACCTTCTTTGCTGATCCTGGATGAGCCGACAACTGCGCTGGACGTGACCGTCGAAGCGGCAGTTGTGGAGCTGGTCAAGGATCTGGGAAAGAAATACGGCACCTCGATGCTTTTCATCTCGCATAATCTCGGGCTGGTCCTGGAGACTTGTGACCGTATCTGTGTGATGTACTCCGGCGAGGCGGTCGAGCGGGGCTCAATCGAAGATGTCTTCGACGAAATGCAGCACCCTTATACGCAGGCCCTGTTCCGTTCGATCCCCCTGCCCGGCGCTGACAAAAACGCGCGCCCGCTTGTTGCAATTCCCGGCAACTTTCCACTGCCCCACGAGCGGCCCGAAGGCTGCAACTTTGGCCCGCGCTGCGACTACTTTGAGGCGGGGCGCTGTGATCAGGGCTACATTCCGATGCAGGACGTGCCCGGAAACGAGCGCCACGCGACGCGCTGTTTGCGATATGACGAAATCGACTGGCAAGCGCCGCTCGAGCTTGCAGAGGTCAAGAAAAAGGGCGAGATCGGTGATGTGGTCCTCAAAATGGACAACCTCAAGAAGTATTATCAGGTCGCTGCAAATGCGATGTTTGGTGGCGGCAACACCAAGGTCGTGAAGGCCAATGAAACGCTTAGCTTTGAGGCCCGCGAAAGTGAAACGCTGGCCATTGTGGGTGAATCAGGGTGTGGTAAATCCACCTTCGCCAAAGTCTTGATGGGGCTGGAAACGGCGACTGACGGGACAATCATGCTGGATAATCAAAGCATCGGCGATGTCCCCATTGAAAAACGCACGACCCAAAACGTGGCGGACATCCAGATGGTCTTCCAGAACCCGTTTGACACGCTCAACCCTTCAATGTCGGTGGGCCGCCAGATTGTGCGGGCGCTTGAAATCTTCAAGATTGGCAAGAATGAGAAAGAGCGTTGGCAGCGGATGCTGGAACTACTGGATCTGGTTAAGCTTCCGCGTGAGTTCGCCAAGCGGATGCCTCGCCAGCTTTCTGGCGGGCAAAAGCAACGGGTTGGCATCGCGCGCGCCTTTGCCGGTGATGCGCGGATTGTTGTCGCGGATGAGCCTGTCTCGGCGCTGGATGTGTCTGTGCAGGCCGCTGTCACCGATTTGCTGATGGAAATCCAGCGTGAACAAAAGACGACACTGCTATTTATCTCTCATGATCTCAGCATTGTCCGCTATCTGAGCGACCGTGTGATGGTGATGTATCTTGGCCATGTGGTTGAATTGGGCACGACAGACCAAGTCTTTTCCCCCCCTTATCATCCCTACACCGAGGCACTTCTTTCAGCGGTACCAATTGCCGACACCAAGGTTAAGAAGAAGCATATCGTGCTGGAAGGTGATATTCCGTCAGCCATGAATCCGCCTTCAGGGTGCCCATTCCAGACCCGCTGCGGGTGGAAGTCGAAAGTGCCTGGCAACCTGTGCGAAACGGAAATTCCCCCGATGCGGATACTGGCGGATGCGCACCAGATCAAATGCCATCTTAGTCAGGAAGAGTTTGACGGCATGGAGCCAGTAATCGAGATGGGAACTGTCGCGGCGGAATAG
- a CDS encoding lytic transglycosylase domain-containing protein has protein sequence MRIAVAAIMAGMLTIGAPASADIFASKSRSKLFSSQKKLLDTRASKQYNNSVRLQPPKVVTPTKWNDGSGEAVKKYRGRYKGPYLALARAAAVRHGIPQDLFLRLVHQESRWNHKAVSHAGAIGLAQLMPGTAALLRVDPTVPSENLDGGARYLRQQYEEFGSWRLALAAYNAGPGAVKKYGGIPPFRETKNYVRIISGS, from the coding sequence ATGCGCATAGCCGTAGCAGCGATCATGGCAGGGATGCTTACCATAGGTGCGCCTGCATCGGCCGATATTTTCGCGTCCAAGAGCCGGAGCAAGCTTTTCTCAAGCCAGAAGAAGCTGCTCGATACGCGTGCGTCAAAGCAATACAACAACTCTGTTCGTCTTCAGCCGCCAAAGGTTGTCACCCCAACGAAATGGAATGATGGCAGTGGCGAAGCGGTCAAGAAATATCGCGGACGGTACAAGGGGCCATATCTGGCGCTGGCACGGGCCGCAGCGGTCCGGCACGGCATTCCACAAGATTTGTTCTTGCGCCTCGTGCATCAGGAAAGCCGGTGGAACCACAAGGCCGTCTCCCATGCCGGCGCGATTGGTCTGGCGCAGTTGATGCCGGGCACTGCGGCGCTTTTGCGTGTCGATCCGACCGTACCGTCTGAAAACCTTGATGGCGGCGCGCGCTATTTGCGCCAGCAGTATGAGGAATTCGGTTCCTGGCGGTTGGCGTTGGCGGCTTACAACGCGGGGCCGGGGGCTGTGAAAAAATACGGTGGTATTCCACCGTTTCGTGAAACAAAGAACTACGTGCGTATTATCTCCGGCAGCTGA
- a CDS encoding single-stranded DNA-binding protein, producing the protein MAGSVNKVILIGNLGRDPEVRSFQNGGKVCNLRIATSENWKDKNTGERREKTEWHSVAIFNDGLVRIAEQYLKKGSKVYIEGQLQTRKWQDQSGADRYSTEVVLQGFGGTLTMLDGRDGGGGGGGGYDQGGGGYDQGGGGGYDQGGGYGGGQSSGGGQSSGGGGRDLDDEIPF; encoded by the coding sequence ATGGCCGGCTCAGTAAACAAAGTCATCCTTATCGGCAATCTGGGGCGCGATCCCGAAGTGCGCAGCTTCCAGAATGGCGGCAAAGTGTGCAACCTGCGCATCGCGACCTCCGAGAACTGGAAAGACAAGAACACAGGCGAACGCCGCGAAAAGACCGAATGGCACAGCGTTGCTATCTTTAATGACGGTTTGGTCCGCATCGCCGAGCAGTATCTGAAAAAGGGGTCCAAGGTATATATTGAAGGCCAGTTGCAGACCCGCAAATGGCAAGACCAGTCAGGTGCTGATCGCTACTCCACTGAAGTCGTTCTGCAAGGGTTCGGCGGCACGCTGACCATGCTTGACGGTCGTGATGGCGGCGGTGGCGGCGGCGGTGGCTACGACCAAGGTGGTGGCGGTTATGACCAAGGCGGCGGAGGCGGCTATGATCAGGGCGGCGGTTATGGCGGCGGACAGTCTTCCGGTGGCGGCCAGTCATCCGGCGGCGGCGGGCGTGACCTGGACGACGAAATCCCTTTTTAA
- the aroB gene encoding 3-dehydroquinate synthase, whose amino-acid sequence MVERVHVALPGREYDVQIGPGLLGQAGNYIAPLLRRPRVAVISDETVAGLHLDTLRAGLASEGISMESLSLPPGESTKCWAELTRCIEWLLDQQVERGDIVVAFGGGVIGDLVGFAAAILRRGVRFVQIPTSLLAQVDSSVGGKTGINTHHGKNLVGAFHQPSLVLADTAVLGTLEPRDFLAGYGEVVKYGLLGDAAFFDWLEQQGPALADGDGAARVEAVRHSVQMKADIVMRDETEQGERALLNLGHTFGHALEAATGYSSRLLHGEGVAIGCALAFELSARMGLCAQEAPSRVRAHLRDMGMKVDLSDIEGDLPDADTLLALMGQDKKVVEGQLRFILARSIGESFVTGDVEKADVLAVLSDALARR is encoded by the coding sequence ATGGTTGAGCGTGTCCATGTGGCCCTGCCGGGCCGTGAATATGATGTTCAGATAGGTCCGGGATTGCTGGGGCAGGCGGGTAACTATATTGCGCCTTTGCTGCGCCGCCCGCGGGTCGCCGTCATCAGCGATGAAACCGTTGCAGGTTTGCATCTGGATACCCTGCGCGCGGGTCTTGCCTCTGAAGGCATCAGCATGGAATCGCTAAGCCTGCCGCCGGGAGAAAGCACCAAATGCTGGGCAGAGCTGACGCGTTGTATCGAATGGCTGCTTGATCAACAGGTCGAGCGGGGCGATATTGTGGTCGCTTTTGGCGGCGGTGTTATTGGCGATTTGGTTGGCTTTGCTGCTGCGATCTTGCGGCGCGGGGTGCGCTTTGTGCAAATCCCCACATCTCTGTTGGCGCAGGTCGACAGTTCGGTTGGGGGCAAGACGGGTATCAACACGCACCACGGCAAGAACCTTGTCGGTGCGTTTCACCAGCCCTCGCTTGTACTGGCCGACACGGCGGTTCTTGGCACGCTTGAGCCGCGTGATTTTCTTGCCGGTTATGGCGAAGTCGTCAAATACGGGCTGCTTGGCGATGCTGCGTTTTTTGACTGGCTCGAACAACAGGGGCCTGCGCTGGCGGATGGCGACGGGGCTGCGCGGGTCGAGGCCGTCCGCCATTCGGTCCAGATGAAAGCCGACATTGTCATGCGCGACGAGACAGAGCAGGGCGAGCGTGCGTTGCTAAATCTAGGGCATACCTTTGGTCACGCGTTGGAGGCAGCGACGGGGTATTCCAGCCGACTGCTGCACGGTGAGGGCGTGGCGATTGGCTGTGCGCTCGCATTTGAGCTGTCCGCGCGGATGGGGCTGTGTGCGCAAGAAGCGCCAAGCCGCGTGCGCGCGCATTTGCGCGACATGGGAATGAAAGTTGATCTGTCCGATATCGAGGGCGATCTGCCGGATGCTGACACGTTACTTGCCTTGATGGGGCAGGATAAGAAAGTGGTTGAGGGGCAGTTGCGGTTTATTCTCGCGCGCAGCATCGGAGAATCTTTCGTGACAGGCGATGTCGAAAAAGCGGATGTGTTAGCTGTCTTGTCGGATGCTTTGGCGCGCCGCTAA
- a CDS encoding shikimate kinase, with protein sequence MSEIDPSTADIRRQTRRFRLKKTVALVGMMGSGKTAVGRAVATKLGVPFLDSDQEIEAAANLSVPEIFQRDGEVFFRKRETEVISRLLETQKGILSTGGGAFLAEVNRENIAKKGVAVWLDAQLDLLWNRVRHKDTRPLLRTANPRATLAEIFAARTPIYKQADLRVACAEDLSIDAMAERVITTLLTRPDVLEKLDG encoded by the coding sequence ATGAGTGAAATTGATCCATCCACGGCTGACATCCGCCGACAGACCCGCCGCTTCCGCCTGAAAAAGACGGTGGCGCTGGTGGGGATGATGGGCTCTGGCAAGACGGCGGTAGGGCGTGCCGTCGCGACTAAGCTTGGTGTGCCATTTCTGGACAGCGATCAAGAGATCGAGGCTGCCGCAAACCTTAGCGTACCAGAGATATTCCAGCGCGATGGCGAGGTATTCTTTCGCAAGCGCGAGACCGAAGTCATCAGCCGTCTGCTAGAGACGCAAAAAGGGATACTTTCGACAGGAGGAGGCGCGTTTCTGGCCGAGGTCAACCGTGAGAATATCGCGAAAAAGGGCGTGGCAGTCTGGCTTGATGCTCAGTTGGATCTGTTGTGGAACAGGGTGCGGCACAAAGACACCAGACCTCTGCTGCGGACAGCCAATCCGCGCGCCACGCTGGCCGAGATTTTTGCCGCCCGTACGCCGATTTATAAACAAGCCGATCTGCGGGTAGCCTGCGCCGAGGATCTATCAATCGACGCGATGGCCGAGCGGGTGATCACAACGCTGCTGACGCGGCCAGACGTATTGGAAAAACTTGATGGTTGA
- a CDS encoding site-specific tyrosine recombinase XerD — MTSRAPSSWISMFLEAQAAELGAATNTLLAYGRDLKDFDAWLARQGKTFEQVLRADVESYLVYCDAQGLAKSTRARRLSAVKQLYRFAFEEGLRSDNPALQISGPGQDKSLPKILSIEEVDSLLAAARTMGRNDAERVRNTCLMELLYATGMRVSELVGLPVSATRGDPRLLLILGKGGKERMVPLSPDARAALALWITLRDEIEAARALKKQPPSKFLFPSHGKAGHLTRHRFYLLIKEIAVVAGVDPSKVTPHTLRHAFATHLLAGGADLRAIQTMLGHADVATTEIYTHVLEARLSELVLDHHPLSETATRKLSGKTSSEGQ, encoded by the coding sequence ATGACCAGCCGCGCCCCTTCTTCATGGATTTCCATGTTTCTGGAGGCGCAGGCGGCAGAACTGGGCGCAGCCACCAATACTCTGCTTGCTTATGGTCGCGACCTAAAGGATTTTGACGCGTGGCTGGCGCGTCAGGGCAAGACATTTGAACAGGTTCTACGCGCGGATGTGGAAAGCTACCTTGTTTATTGTGACGCACAGGGCTTGGCAAAATCCACCCGCGCGCGGCGGCTGTCAGCCGTTAAACAGCTATACCGTTTTGCCTTTGAAGAAGGACTGCGCAGCGACAATCCCGCGCTTCAGATCAGTGGACCGGGACAGGACAAAAGCCTGCCAAAGATCCTGTCGATAGAAGAAGTAGACAGCCTGCTTGCCGCAGCACGTACGATGGGCCGAAATGATGCAGAACGGGTCCGGAACACCTGCCTGATGGAGCTGCTGTATGCCACAGGCATGCGGGTGAGCGAACTTGTGGGCCTGCCGGTCAGCGCCACCAGAGGCGATCCGCGCCTGCTGCTGATCCTCGGGAAAGGCGGAAAGGAACGGATGGTGCCGCTTTCGCCTGATGCCCGCGCGGCACTGGCGCTTTGGATCACTCTGAGAGATGAGATTGAAGCGGCACGTGCCTTGAAAAAGCAGCCTCCTTCAAAGTTTCTGTTTCCCTCGCACGGAAAGGCAGGCCATCTCACCCGCCACCGGTTCTATTTGCTGATCAAGGAAATCGCCGTTGTCGCGGGCGTGGACCCGTCAAAGGTTACTCCCCACACGCTGCGCCATGCCTTTGCCACCCACTTGTTGGCTGGCGGGGCTGACCTACGCGCCATTCAGACGATGCTGGGTCATGCGGATGTCGCCACCACCGAAATCTATACCCATGTCCTAGAAGCGCGTCTGTCCGAGCTTGTGCTTGACCATCACCCCCTGTCGGAAACAGCGACGCGCAAACTTTCCGGCAAAACATCCTCTGAAGGCCAGTAA
- a CDS encoding metallophosphoesterase, producing the protein MKHLDLGVLDDDVLLFGGPYSNIQALEALLAWADAADIDPERMICTGDIVAYCGAPLACVEAVQASGAAVLAGNCEIQLAAGADDCGCGFEDGTTCDRLSAAWYAFAQSQMTEDARNWMAGLPDVLTFNHQGKRYGVLHGGVTDVSRFVFDSDEDALFAREWAALEALTGPVDAVVAGHSGIPFLRLTQRGPWVNAGVIGMPPHDGAPQTRFALLSGGKMRIELLSYDVEGAMADMRTAGLPADYRDALQSGYWPSEDVLPESLRVAVSDRG; encoded by the coding sequence ATGAAACATCTTGATTTAGGGGTGCTGGACGACGATGTGCTGCTATTCGGCGGCCCGTACAGCAATATACAGGCGCTTGAAGCGTTGCTTGCATGGGCAGACGCCGCAGATATTGACCCTGAACGGATGATATGCACTGGAGACATCGTGGCCTATTGCGGGGCGCCATTGGCTTGCGTCGAAGCCGTGCAGGCGTCAGGTGCCGCTGTGTTGGCAGGCAATTGCGAGATACAGTTGGCAGCTGGTGCAGATGATTGCGGGTGCGGGTTTGAAGACGGGACGACATGTGACCGTCTTAGTGCGGCATGGTATGCTTTTGCGCAATCGCAGATGACGGAGGATGCCCGCAATTGGATGGCGGGCCTGCCCGATGTATTGACGTTCAACCACCAGGGTAAGCGTTACGGCGTTCTGCATGGCGGGGTAACGGATGTGTCACGGTTCGTCTTCGATTCAGATGAGGATGCCCTGTTTGCACGCGAATGGGCGGCACTTGAGGCACTGACCGGTCCGGTCGATGCAGTGGTCGCGGGCCATTCCGGTATCCCGTTCTTGCGCCTGACACAGCGGGGGCCATGGGTCAACGCGGGCGTGATTGGTATGCCGCCGCATGATGGCGCACCGCAGACCCGCTTTGCGTTGCTTAGCGGTGGGAAGATGCGGATCGAATTGCTGAGCTATGATGTGGAGGGGGCGATGGCGGATATGCGCACTGCAGGTTTGCCAGCGGATTACCGCGACGCATTGCAATCAGGTTACTGGCCTTCAGAGGATGTTTTGCCGGAAAGTTTGCGCGTCGCTGTTTCCGACAGGGGGTGA
- a CDS encoding HlyC/CorC family transporter yields MDLPQATADTAFWISIAIILFLLILSGFFSGSETALTAASRGKLRTQADKGSAGAQRALKITEDNERLIGSVLLGNNLVNILAASLATALFTRLFGESGVALATLVMTLLVLIFAEVLPKTYAITNAERAAALVSGPISIVVLVFAPMVSIVRLLVRSMLRIMGVAVDPDSNILAVREEIAGALQLGHSEGVVEKEDRDRILGALDLRERVVEEIMLHRSGIEMIDAADTPADILEQALRSNHTRLPVYRDDPENIIGVIHAKDLLRAMYKLIGGPDGDAAALKAFDIAEVAMEPYFVPETSTLDEQMRQFLHRRTHFALVVDEYGSLQGLITLEDILEEIVGEITDEFDPLADHIIKTDSDGQFLVEGAMTIRDLNRANEWNLPDDEANTVAGLVIHEAQMIPTRGQVFLFHGFRFEVLAREGNRITKLKMRPL; encoded by the coding sequence ATGGATTTGCCACAGGCAACGGCCGATACAGCGTTCTGGATTTCAATTGCGATCATTTTGTTTTTGCTAATCCTCTCCGGCTTCTTTTCCGGGTCAGAAACTGCGCTGACAGCTGCTTCACGCGGCAAACTGCGCACGCAGGCCGATAAAGGCTCTGCCGGTGCACAACGCGCGCTGAAAATCACCGAAGATAACGAGCGGTTGATCGGCTCTGTTCTGCTGGGCAATAACCTTGTGAACATCCTTGCTGCGTCGCTTGCGACAGCGCTGTTCACCCGCTTGTTTGGCGAAAGCGGTGTGGCGCTGGCAACGCTGGTCATGACACTGCTGGTCCTCATCTTCGCCGAAGTCCTGCCGAAAACCTACGCGATCACAAATGCGGAGCGCGCCGCAGCGCTTGTATCCGGCCCGATCAGCATCGTCGTGCTGGTATTTGCGCCAATGGTCAGCATTGTCCGTCTTTTGGTGCGCAGCATGTTGCGGATCATGGGCGTAGCGGTGGACCCGGATAGCAACATCCTCGCCGTGCGCGAAGAGATCGCAGGCGCGCTGCAACTGGGTCACTCCGAAGGCGTGGTCGAGAAGGAAGACCGTGACCGTATCCTCGGCGCGCTGGATCTGCGTGAGCGTGTGGTAGAAGAAATCATGCTCCACCGGTCGGGGATCGAAATGATCGACGCGGCCGACACACCCGCTGATATTCTTGAACAGGCGCTGCGGTCAAACCATACCCGCCTGCCCGTTTACCGGGATGATCCTGAAAACATCATCGGCGTGATCCACGCAAAAGACCTGCTGCGCGCAATGTACAAACTGATCGGCGGCCCGGATGGCGATGCCGCAGCGCTTAAGGCCTTCGATATCGCCGAAGTCGCGATGGAGCCCTACTTCGTGCCCGAAACATCTACGCTGGACGAACAAATGCGTCAGTTCCTGCACCGCCGCACCCATTTTGCACTTGTGGTGGATGAATATGGCTCACTTCAAGGTCTTATCACCCTTGAAGACATCCTAGAAGAAATTGTGGGCGAAATCACAGACGAATTTGATCCTTTGGCAGACCATATCATCAAAACCGACTCCGACGGACAGTTTCTCGTCGAAGGCGCTATGACCATTCGCGATCTCAACCGCGCGAACGAATGGAACCTGCCCGACGATGAAGCCAATACTGTCGCAGGCCTCGTGATTCACGAAGCACAGATGATTCCGACGCGCGGTCAGGTGTTCCTCTTCCACGGATTCCGTTTCGAAGTCTTGGCCCGCGAAGGCAACCGGATCACCAAACTCAAGATGCGTCCTCTCTAA
- a CDS encoding FAD-dependent oxidoreductase → MRTHAQAVIIGGGVIGCSILYHLTKLGWTDVVLLERDELTSGSTWHAAANIHGLHDNNNITRIQNYTMDLYNSLEAETGQSCGVFQPGSLYLAQTEAREHQLRLQAAKAKYYGLPFREVDRAEAEALHPLVNYDGIRCIMFEENGGNVDPSGVTNAYAAGARQNGAEIIRFCPVTGTEQQPDGSWIVRTEKGDIATQWIVNAAGLWGREVAALAGITLPLQPTEHQYFVTETISEIAGLDRRLPSVADRDGEYYLRQEGKGLLVGAYEKDLRFWAEEGTPQGFGHELFADDLERIEDNMMRAIDRVPAVGTAGIKRVINGPMIWSPDSNVLFGPVPELRNYFCCNGIIPGFSQSGGMGLLAADWIVTGESRYEMFAWDVARFGDWADKAFTKARVGDQYANRFKIHFPNEERSAGRPARVRPIYETQKEMGAVFGLNYGWEHPLYYGDEVGAEDQTHGFTRQPWWDVVGKEARMLREHAGIIDISNFAKYLCKGTGAEDWLNAVFANTMPTEIGRSCLTPLIGKRGGIAGDFTVTKLGEDEFWIIGSGMAERYHQRFFRAVPLPKGTTFESRTEAMCGFNVAGPESRAILQRLTNTSLSTPDFPFLRSKWIELGGVRCLALRVSFTGDLGWELHCAAADQPALFAALIAAGAQEGAGPVGSRALMSLRVEKGYGSWGREYSPEYWPQEVGLERLCKTAKPFLNRDAVTETMAKPAREKLVLLALDAAQTDASNADATGGEPVFKDGVGIGRVTSGAYGYSVGMSLALAFVKGVQAGEIVDVMVLGVAHQATVLAEPPFDPKGVRLRA, encoded by the coding sequence ATGCGCACCCATGCCCAAGCCGTCATTATCGGAGGCGGCGTTATTGGCTGCTCCATCCTTTATCACCTGACCAAACTGGGTTGGACGGATGTTGTTCTGCTTGAACGCGACGAGCTGACGTCAGGCTCTACCTGGCATGCAGCCGCCAACATCCATGGGCTGCACGACAATAACAACATTACCCGCATCCAGAACTACACGATGGATTTGTACAATTCGCTTGAGGCCGAGACAGGCCAGAGTTGCGGTGTGTTCCAGCCGGGCAGTCTGTATCTGGCGCAAACCGAAGCGCGCGAACACCAGTTGCGGCTGCAAGCGGCGAAAGCAAAATATTACGGGCTGCCATTCCGTGAAGTGGACCGCGCCGAGGCAGAGGCACTGCATCCCTTAGTCAATTATGACGGCATCCGCTGCATTATGTTTGAAGAAAACGGCGGCAATGTGGACCCCTCGGGTGTCACAAACGCCTACGCTGCCGGTGCGCGGCAGAACGGGGCAGAGATCATCCGCTTTTGTCCGGTCACCGGAACAGAACAGCAGCCTGATGGTTCGTGGATCGTGCGCACCGAAAAGGGGGATATTGCGACCCAGTGGATTGTAAACGCTGCTGGCCTCTGGGGGCGCGAAGTGGCAGCCTTGGCGGGTATTACGCTGCCGTTGCAACCGACAGAACACCAGTATTTTGTGACAGAAACCATCTCCGAAATAGCGGGTCTTGATCGCCGGTTGCCCTCTGTCGCGGACCGCGATGGCGAGTATTATCTACGGCAAGAAGGCAAGGGCCTGTTGGTGGGTGCCTACGAAAAAGACCTGCGGTTCTGGGCAGAAGAAGGCACGCCTCAGGGGTTCGGGCACGAGCTGTTCGCCGATGATCTGGAGCGGATCGAGGACAACATGATGCGTGCCATTGATCGCGTCCCCGCAGTGGGAACTGCCGGTATCAAGCGGGTAATCAACGGCCCGATGATCTGGTCTCCGGACAGCAATGTCTTGTTTGGGCCTGTACCGGAACTGCGCAACTATTTCTGCTGTAATGGCATCATTCCCGGCTTTAGCCAATCGGGCGGCATGGGTCTGCTCGCGGCGGATTGGATCGTCACGGGGGAAAGCCGCTATGAAATGTTCGCGTGGGATGTGGCGCGGTTCGGGGATTGGGCGGACAAGGCCTTTACGAAGGCCCGTGTCGGGGACCAATACGCCAACCGGTTCAAAATCCATTTCCCCAACGAAGAGCGCAGCGCAGGACGCCCCGCACGGGTTAGACCGATTTACGAGACCCAAAAGGAAATGGGCGCAGTCTTTGGTCTCAATTACGGGTGGGAGCATCCGCTCTACTACGGTGATGAGGTTGGCGCAGAGGATCAGACACATGGCTTCACCCGCCAGCCGTGGTGGGATGTTGTGGGCAAAGAGGCCCGGATGCTGCGGGAACATGCAGGTATCATCGACATATCGAATTTCGCCAAATACCTGTGCAAGGGCACGGGGGCCGAGGATTGGCTGAATGCCGTGTTCGCCAACACGATGCCAACGGAGATCGGGCGGTCGTGCCTGACGCCGCTGATCGGCAAACGGGGTGGCATTGCGGGTGACTTTACGGTCACCAAGCTGGGTGAAGACGAGTTCTGGATCATCGGATCGGGTATGGCAGAGCGCTATCACCAGCGGTTCTTCCGCGCGGTTCCTTTGCCCAAGGGAACGACGTTTGAAAGCCGGACAGAAGCCATGTGCGGGTTCAACGTGGCAGGTCCTGAATCCCGCGCGATCTTGCAGCGGTTGACCAATACCTCGCTTTCAACGCCCGATTTTCCCTTCTTGCGCTCAAAGTGGATCGAGCTGGGCGGTGTGCGCTGTCTGGCCCTGCGGGTGTCTTTCACCGGCGATCTGGGGTGGGAGCTGCATTGCGCCGCTGCGGACCAGCCCGCGCTGTTCGCAGCACTTATCGCCGCAGGCGCGCAGGAAGGGGCAGGGCCTGTCGGCAGCCGTGCGCTGATGTCGCTGCGGGTAGAAAAAGGCTATGGATCGTGGGGCAGAGAGTACAGCCCCGAATATTGGCCGCAAGAAGTGGGGCTTGAGCGGCTGTGCAAAACGGCCAAACCATTCCTGAACCGCGATGCCGTCACCGAAACCATGGCCAAACCTGCGCGCGAAAAGCTTGTGCTGCTTGCGCTGGATGCGGCGCAGACCGATGCGTCAAACGCAGATGCCACCGGTGGCGAGCCTGTGTTCAAGGATGGCGTCGGAATTGGCCGTGTGACTTCGGGCGCGTATGGCTATTCGGTGGGCATGTCTCTGGCACTGGCTTTCGTCAAAGGTGTGCAGGCTGGTGAAATCGTGGACGTGATGGTGCTGGGTGTGGCGCATCAGGCGACTGTTCTGGCTGAACCACCTTTCGATCCCAAAGGTGTCCGGCTAAGGGCGTAG